CCTGTTTTTACAAAAAAGCAGCATGGGCAACGCTACCGTAACCGTCTGTCATTCCAAGACTAAGAACTTAAAAGACCATACATTGAGGGCTGATATCCTAATAGCTGCCATGGGAAAACCTAATTTTGTGACTGCTGATATGGTTAAAGAAGGAGCTGTCGTGATTGATGTAGGTGTCAATCGCATTCCTGATACTTCAAGAAAGTCAGGGTACTATCTTACTGGTGACGTTGATTTTAAAAATGTCGCTCCCAAAGTAGCTAAAATAACACCCGTTCCAAAGGGAGTGGGCCCTATGACCGTCGCTATGTTGATGAAAAATACTTTAAAAGCTTATTACCATGGAAGAGAAAGATAGTTATCTAGATACACTTAAGGCTGCTGCTGCCACCACATTTGAAATGGAGAAACAGTACAAACTGGGAAGCAGGCGTTTACGTTTCATTGCATTCGTTTTAGACGTACTTTTAATCGCCATGCTCACCGTAACGCTTCTTTGGGTATTTATTATTCCCGAGCACTATGCTAGCGAATTTCAGGAATTTCAAAAAGCTCTGGAACAATTTAATGACAAAGTTGCAGCTGGAGAAGCCAGTCGATTTGCCGCAAGCAATATCAAACTTACTTCACAAGCGCAAGAAATGGTTCAATTCATGCAAGGTTTTGTCATTATGATGTTCTGGTTCTATTTTGCGCTCAGCGAACTGTTGATGAAAGGTGGCTCTCTGGGTAAGAAAATTTTCTCATTACGGGTCATATCGCTAAAAACAATGAATCCTCCTTCCTTTTTTGACACATTTTTGCGTTCGGGTCTCAAAACAATGGCATTATTGACACTGTTCCCTGTATTGCTGGCTAGCTATGCCATCTATCTCTTTACACGTGAAAGAAGAGCTGGTCATGATTATTTGGCTAGAACAGTAGTCATTGAAGATACACCAAGTGATGATGCCGATCTGCAAAGAAAATAGAGCGCAGATAAAGTTAAATTTCTACTTGAACAACCGCTTTAATTAGAATAGCATTTGGCTTTTAAATTCGAACGAAAGATATGTTAAGTTTTTTAATCGGTTTCTTTACCGTATTGTTAGTTTTGCTAAGTGGCATGATTGTCATATTGGTGTTAATGCAGCGCGCTAGCGCAAATAGTGGCATGGGTGCTTCCCTAGGTGGTGGAGCAGCAGAATCCGCATTTGGAGCTGAGTCCGGAAATATACTGACTCGCTGGACAATTTACTTCATGGTTGCTTTCTTTGTATTATGTTTCGGCCTTTATTTAGCCCATATGGCAAATATGCAAAACAATACAAGCGGGCCGTTGCTACCTGAGTTCGCCATAGAAGAGCATCTTGATAAGACAGCTCCGGGAACATTAACAGCCCTACCAGAAAGTACCGCAACAGAAACCCAAGCTACTGAAAAGTAAGGACTGGGAGATGCCTGGTAAGGCGATAAAAATTGTTTTAGTTCTTTCCTCACTGTTTTTAGTTGGGCTTGCAACAACTGCTTCCGCCCAAAACAGGTTTACAGGAGGAAGTTTGCCCGATATCCCTAAACTGGAAGGTCATGAAGTAAAAACCTTCATGGATAATTTCAGAAACCAGAGGCTGAGTAGCGGCGATTACTCCTTCCGCTTTTATTTAAGAAATATGCCCAGGCGGGGCGCCGATAAATACTACTACGGCATCATGTGGGGAACGTGGAATGAGCTTGGCCCCTTGACACGTGTACGAGTATGGGAAGAAAACAGCGATGATGTAACTGATTTTCTCCTGCAAAATGGCTTTTCACCTACCGTTTGGGTTTCCAGAAATGGAGCAGAGCCTACTTTCGTACCTAAAGAAGCTTGGAACACACCCCTAATGCCGGGCCTAGAGTATACAGCCTTCGATTTCTTGATGCCGTTTATATTCTGGGATGACTATGTTTATGAAGGTGGGAAGAGGGTTAAGGGGAGGCCGGCGCAGGTGTTTTTGATGGGGGGGGAGGTTAGGTTAGCTATTGATTCTTCATATAGGGCTTTGATTCGGGCGGATATTCTTAGTGATAAGGGTGATATTGCTAAGACATTTAAAATTATTGATTTTAAGAAGGTGGAGGATGAGTGGATCGTGAAATCGATCGATTTGGTGAATGAAGAGAATCGTGATAAGACGCGTTTTCAGGTGACGGCCGTAGCTCTCGGGCTGCACATTGAACCCGCTTATTTTGATGAGGCAGCGTTAGGGAAAATGGTTCCCATGGTCGATGCAGACCAGTATATTTCAATACACTAAAGAATTATGACAATGAAGAAAGATAGTTTACCGACCCTGTATGTGAAGAGCGGTTGTCCGTGGTGCGCTGATGCGTTGGCGTTTTTTGAAGAGAAGAAAATCGCTTTGAATATTGTTGATGTACGTAAGGACGAAAAGGCCTTGAAGCACCTGGAAGCCTTGACAGGCAAGCATAAGACCCCATCTCTGGAGTTCGGTGACTTCCTTGTTTCTGACTTCGATGTTGATGAATTCATTGAGGCAGCGTCTCAATCACCCCAGATGAAACGGCATTTTAAGCTCTAAAAAGCGACAAGAAAGTTTTATTAGACTAAATTAAATCTTGCAACAAACTTAAGAGTAAGTTATGATAAATGCTTAATTAGTATTAAAAAAGCATTCACTTTGAACAAAGATATATACAGTTTAAACAAGAAAATCACTAAGGAGGATATTAACAAGCTTCCGCTAAACGCCTATACCGGAGAAATTGTTCTGGTGGACAGTGATGTTGTTGTTATTGATGCTCTGGAAGCGCTTTCAAGGGAAAGCCTTTTGGGATTTGATACCGAAAGCAAGCCTGTGTTCAAAAAGGGTGTGGCAAACAATCCCCCCTCCCTATTGCAGTTAGCAAGCGAATCTACCGTCTATTTATTTCAATTAGGCAAATTGACGGATCACGCCCCCATTTTTGATCTTTTAGGCAACAAGTCTATTATTAAAGCGGGTGTTGCGATTGATGACGACATCGTAAAACTACGCTTGATGCATGAGTTTACACCAGAAGGCTTTATTGAGATAGGCAATATGGCAACGGAATTAGGCATGATCAATACCGGCGTAAGAAGCTTGGCGGCGATCCTGTTCCAGTTCAGAATATCGAAGAACGTGCAAGTTTCAAATTGGGCGAAGAGTGAATTGAGCGAGAGCCAGATAAGTTATGCGGCAACGGATGCTTGGGTAAGCCGCAAGATTTATCTGGCTCTAAATGAGATGTTATCGCGCTGATTGCCCGATAATCATGCAATCACTTAGCGTCAACAATTGAAAGCGACCAAATGCTGTCTTTGTATTGCGATTGTATCGTCACTGTGGCCTTTAGTGATGGTTCTTGCATATTTTCAAAGACGACACTAGCAGAACCATTTAAAGGCAGCGTAACAGGCAAACTGACAAACGTTGGCGGTCCATTGGGATCCATTGCCAAGACAAAGGCATACTCCTTGATGGCTATATTATTGGAATCCTTTAACATAAGGGGATCCCCCTTCACAAGGATTTCGGCACGGTTAGCAGCCCCATCCACAAAAATAGTGAGATCATTGTACTCACTTTCGTTTCGATCAAATTGATAGCCGAGACTGAGCCAAACAGCAGCATTTTGAGCCCCTGATCCACGCGTTAAAACGACTTTATAAATTTGATTACTTGATATAGGCTGAGCTGTTAAGGCCAAACGACTATCCACCTCCGGCGCATAAACAGTATCCCCAGTAGCAGGATGCTGAATGACCGATTGACCGTACCCCTGCGGTAAAAACAACATTAAAAAGACACCTAGTGTGAGCCAACGAAACTTGTGTTCAAATAATTTCATAATAATTCCTCCTTTTAAGAGCACAATAAGCCAGAAATCTATATTTTGCAAATAGACCTCAAAAATAAAGCTGCGTAATGCCCTTAAAATTAGAAATAAAATTGCCATTTAAACTCTCATAATTTAGGCATAACAAAATGGCGACACCAAAGAAATGCTCGTCATAAAAATGATTTATTTTTCGTATTAAATTAGTGATTTCAGGCAGAAAAACTATGCATTTATTAGTATTAAAGGGCCGAGTTTGTTCCACCTGAAACAAACTTTTCAAAAAAACGGGGTGTTTTATTAAAAGATAAAGCCGTATCCTTTAATAAGGAATCTGCCAATTTTTGGTATACTTACCGCTGAAATGGGGTGGAATGTTGGCGGTATAATGGGTTTAATCGTAGTGGTTTATTAGGTAATGCCCGCACTCAAATAAAGGGCGAGTAATCGATTGGGTTGGGATGTTGGCGGTATAATGGGTTTAATCGTAGTGGTTTATTAGGTAATACCCCCACTCAAATAAAGGGCGAGTAATAGATTGGGTTGGGATGTTGGCGATTCGACCCGCCTACGCCAAGGCTATGGCGGACACTCTTGGCTCTGATCTCGTTACGGGCTGTAGCCCCTATCTCGAAGAGCCAAGGTGAGTAATGATTTGGTTGGGATGTTGGCGGTTCGGCCCGCCTACGCCAAGGCTATGGCGGACACTCTTGGCTCTGATCTCGTTACGGGCTGTATGCCCGTATCTCGAAGAGCCAAGGTGGCGGGACAACTCTTGGCGACTCATCTCGTTACGGGCTGTAGCCGGTATCTCAAAGAGCCAAGGTGTAAGAACCCATGCGGGCGTTGCCGAAGTCACGCGGGTGGAGTTTGGTGAGCTTGCCGGTTTGGGAGTCGAGGATATTAAGTTCCATGATACTTCCGGCGCGGCGCGTGACGAGTAAGTGGCGGCCATCGTTTAGCCAATAAGGTTCGATAAAATCGTCTTTTCCCTTAGTGATGACCGTTGTTTGGCCCTTTGAAAGATCGTGGACTGCGGTTTGGAAGGACTTAAAAATGGCAGTTGTGAAGGCGATGAGATCTTTTTTGATCGGGTTCCAGATGGGCTCGGCGCAGTACCTGCTGATGTTTGTTTGAATACGCGTCATATTGCCATCGAACAAAGAAACCCTGTAGAGCTGTGGGCTACCCAAAGGATCTGAAGTGAGGATGATTTGATCGCCCCTTGGGGACCAAGTGGGAGAAGCCTCGAGATCTTTTGTATTTGTAATCCTACGTGGAGCGTTGCCCTTGTTATCTGAGATGTATAATTCCGGATTGCCACTACTGGAGAGAATCATGGCAACAGATTTACCATCCGGGCTAAATGCGGCACCCGTGTTTGTACCCTCGTAAGTAGCGAATGGTTTACGCTCACCGGTGACGAGATCTACTAAAAAGATATCTGGAAAACCGCTTTTGTAGTAACTTGTAAAAATAAGCTGACGGCCATTGGGGGAGAAACGAGGGAAAGAGACCTCGGCACGGTCTTTTGTGAGTTGCTTGATGTTCTGAAAGAAGAGATCTCCGGTGTAAATTTCGGTAACACCATTACGTTCTCCTACAAAAGCGATTTTACCGGAGAAGTAACCCGGAATGCCGAGCGTTTTTTCCACCACGTTGTCCGCAGCGGCGAGTGCGGCCTGGCGCCAGTTTTTTGCATTAAATTCCTGTGAATAGAGCGTTTGCTTAGGGTTACCTGATTCGACCGTTACCTTAACTGCATCCTGGCCGATGCGTTCGAAAATAAAGGTAAACGCACTCTTACCCGAGGCTACGAGGGCATAACCCCCATGCGTACTAAAAGCCATACGCAGAAGGCTATCTAATTGAGCATCATTGCTTTGGATTTCGATGGGAAGGATTTGCTCAGCGTTATCACGATTAATAGCACCAATATCGATCACATCCTCCGCGAAAGCAGGCGTTAGCAGAAACGCGCCCGTGGCAATGAAAAGAAAGGGGATAAAAGCTTTTATATTATTCATTTTTGTGATCCTTTTTGAAAAAGAGTTTTGGTATTTAAGAGAAAACTATTATAATGGTACTTCGTCTCTACAATGGATCAACGAAAATAAATAAAATGAGCAACATCGATTCCATAAAAAACGTCCTTTCCACGATTAAGTACCCTGGTTTTTCCCGCGATATCCTTTCCTTTGGGTTTGTGAAAAACATTGAAAATGAAGGGGATAGAGCCGTAATTGATCTTTCGATCACTACGACTGATGAACGCATCCCTACCCTATTACGAAAAGAAATAGAGGCAAAAATTTGTGAAGCGACCGCTATTAAAACGTGCGTTGTGAACATTAAAGTAACAAACCCGCAAGAAACGAGCCGCGAGAATGCTGACAAACGCTTTCGACCTGAATTGCCCAAAAGCCTGGAAAAAGTGAAGTATACGATTGCGGTTTCAAGCGGCAAGGGAGGCGTTGGCAAATCCACCTTTGCGGTGAACCTGGCTTGTGCCTTTGAACAGATCTTCGCCGAGCAAGGCAAACCATCCGCCGTAGGGTTACTGGACTGTGATATTTACGGCCCCTCTACACCTACAATGATTGGAGCAAACTCCAGACCTGAGATTGAGGGCGATCGGATTATCCCAGTAGAGAGTTTTGGCGTTCATGTAATGTCTATGGGGTTCTTGATCGACAAAGATGCGCCTGTGATATGGCGTGGGCCGATGGTTAACAAAGCGATCCAGCAATTCGTCAACGACGTGAACTGGGGAGAACTGGAAGTACTTGTGATTGACCTTCCCCCTGGCACGGGAGACGCACAACTCACTCTAGTACAAACGATCCCCCTTTCCGGCGCTATAGTTGTGACAACACCACAGCAAGTTGCGGTAAACGTGGCTACTCGAGGAGCCAAAATGTTTGAGAAAATTGACACAAAAATAATCGGAGTCGTGGAAAATATGAGCTATCTAGAAAATTCAGACACTGGATACAAAAACTACATCTTTGGAGAAGGTGGCGGAGCCCGTTCTGCGAGTACGCTAGAAGTCCCATTCCTAGGAGAGATGCCCCTAGACTCACTTATTCGCGAAGGTGGCGACAGAGGTATTCCGGTAGTCATTAGCCACCCGGAAAGCCATTCTGCTAAACGCTTTAAAGAAATTGCAAAAAAGTGCATTTGCTCGTTTGACAATGACAAAAAACTCATAGAAAATTCACCTCTACTCCAAAAAATATAATAATAAATACCCCAACAATGTTTTTTATGGATCCGCAGAATAACAAACCGAACACAGGAAACATGATCAATAGCAACGTTTTTTTAAATGAATCTACCCTCCTACAAGAAGTACTAGCAGAGCGAGATGAGATCTGGCGCCACAAGTGGATAGAGTCTGAAAAGCGAGGACATGATATTGGATTTGATCGCGCTTTACTTGAGTGGGTAAAGAACCATCGTAATGATTGGCGGGCATATTGGCGTAAGCAAGCTAAGCTGCGAAAAGCCCATTAAAGGTTCTAAAAATTTTATTTGCGTGAGCATAAAAAAACCAGGTCTTACACCTGGTTTTTTTGTGTACTATGAAAACGGATACGATTACCTGAGACGGAAACGCCCTACGACCTCCTGGAGCTCTTTGGCGCATGCAGATAAATTTTTAGCGTACTGGCTGACTTCCTTAGCACGGTTCGCCGAGAGGCCGGCATCTGTACTAATGGTTTGAATTTTCTGAGACACTTCATCTGCGCCACGAGCGAATTCCTGGATATTAAGGGAGATATCGTTGGTACCACGAGACACCTCACTGATTGAAGTAGAGATTTCTTTTGTCGCGACGGACTGCTTTCCGACGGCCTCTGAAACAGATGTAGCGATCGATACGACTTTGTTTATGATAACAGAAATGGACTCGAT
This sequence is a window from Verrucomicrobia bacterium CG1_02_43_26. Protein-coding genes within it:
- a CDS encoding preprotein translocase subunit SecG — its product is MLSFLIGFFTVLLVLLSGMIVILVLMQRASANSGMGASLGGGAAESAFGAESGNILTRWTIYFMVAFFVLCFGLYLAHMANMQNNTSGPLLPEFAIEEHLDKTAPGTLTALPESTATETQATEK
- a CDS encoding chromosome partitioning protein; its protein translation is MSNIDSIKNVLSTIKYPGFSRDILSFGFVKNIENEGDRAVIDLSITTTDERIPTLLRKEIEAKICEATAIKTCVVNIKVTNPQETSRENADKRFRPELPKSLEKVKYTIAVSSGKGGVGKSTFAVNLACAFEQIFAEQGKPSAVGLLDCDIYGPSTPTMIGANSRPEIEGDRIIPVESFGVHVMSMGFLIDKDAPVIWRGPMVNKAIQQFVNDVNWGELEVLVIDLPPGTGDAQLTLVQTIPLSGAIVVTTPQQVAVNVATRGAKMFEKIDTKIIGVVENMSYLENSDTGYKNYIFGEGGGARSASTLEVPFLGEMPLDSLIREGGDRGIPVVISHPESHSAKRFKEIAKKCICSFDNDKKLIENSPLLQKI